A genome region from Blautia coccoides includes the following:
- a CDS encoding ImmA/IrrE family metallo-endopeptidase, translating to MRKELITEAARSLWGTYRERNPHRLCEYLEISVEALPIELKENSIKALVVRSSRCYSIVVNSDLSCVQQDSAIFNEIGHVVLGHAKLAPCTCRSLFSTRKISMQEIEANEFIAEYLMDTEDTMSTLFETGNFFDSARILRVPPAIMDFKWRMLA from the coding sequence ATGAGAAAAGAATTGATTACAGAGGCCGCCCGTTCCCTGTGGGGAACTTACCGGGAACGCAATCCTCACCGCCTCTGTGAATATCTGGAAATCTCTGTCGAGGCACTTCCCATAGAGCTTAAAGAGAACAGTATCAAGGCTCTGGTTGTCAGGAGCAGCCGCTGTTACAGTATTGTTGTAAACTCGGACTTAAGCTGTGTCCAGCAGGACTCCGCCATTTTCAATGAGATTGGCCATGTTGTGTTAGGACACGCAAAACTGGCACCCTGTACCTGCAGAAGCCTGTTTTCCACCCGGAAAATATCGATGCAGGAAATCGAGGCAAACGAGTTCATCGCAGAATACTTGATGGACACAGAAGATACCATGTCCACACTCTTTGAAACCGGAAATTTTTTTGACTCCGCCCGAATCCTGCGTGTTCCCCCGGCAATCATGGATTTCAAATGGAGGATGCTTGCATGA
- a CDS encoding glycosyl hydrolase 2 galactose-binding domain-containing protein, protein MKKERILTDNWFLRESESTEVMKIPQMPMQVHDILYHYGKIGDSYQWGKTEDCRWVNNKTWIYGTDFEIEPQRPDAKSLDCGKYVLLLEGLDTFAEIKVNQKTAGRHHDCYLPCKMDISPLVKPGKNTLEIIFTPVKEELKKTEETYRDIVAEGLVEPCRFLRKTFHDFTTYLGNDPDFYKAGVFGRTVLYEIPDGLQIEEMHL, encoded by the coding sequence ATGAAAAAAGAAAGAATACTCACAGATAACTGGTTTCTCCGGGAATCGGAAAGTACAGAGGTTATGAAAATCCCCCAGATGCCCATGCAGGTTCACGATATTTTATATCATTATGGAAAAATAGGAGATTCCTATCAGTGGGGAAAAACGGAGGACTGCAGATGGGTCAATAATAAGACCTGGATATACGGAACAGATTTTGAAATAGAACCTCAGAGGCCGGATGCGAAAAGCTTAGACTGTGGGAAGTATGTTTTGCTGCTGGAAGGGTTGGATACGTTTGCTGAAATCAAGGTAAATCAGAAAACAGCAGGCAGACATCATGACTGCTATCTGCCCTGCAAAATGGATATTTCCCCACTGGTGAAACCGGGAAAAAATACACTTGAAATTATCTTTACCCCCGTAAAAGAAGAGCTGAAAAAGACAGAAGAAACCTATAGGGATATTGTGGCAGAGGGGCTTGTGGAACCCTGCCGTTTTCTCAGGAAGACGTTTCATGACTTTACTACATATTTGGGAAATGACCCGGATTTTTATAAGGCCGGCGTTTTCGGAAGAACTGTTTTATATGAGATACCGGACGGTCTTCAGATAGAAGAGATGCATCTGTGA
- a CDS encoding carbohydrate ABC transporter permease, whose product MRQFIESSVPDEIIESGRVDGCKEFGIFFRLIMPIIKPALITIFLLFFLWSWNNYMTPLVMISDQKYYTIPLSIALISSEYRTDYAARILALSMGTIPILILFSFGSKHLIRGLVAGSVKG is encoded by the coding sequence ATGCGGCAGTTTATAGAGAGTTCGGTTCCGGATGAGATCATTGAGAGCGGAAGAGTGGACGGATGTAAAGAGTTTGGTATTTTCTTCCGCCTGATCATGCCTATCATAAAACCTGCCCTGATCACCATATTCCTTCTGTTCTTTTTATGGTCCTGGAATAATTATATGACACCTCTTGTTATGATAAGTGACCAGAAGTATTATACCATTCCTCTGTCCATTGCCCTGATCAGCAGTGAGTACAGGACAGATTATGCGGCTAGAATACTGGCATTATCCATGGGCACCATCCCCATTTTGATCCTGTTTTCCTTTGGATCAAAGCATTTGATCCGGGGACTGGTGGCTGGCAGTGTAAAGGGGTGA
- a CDS encoding flavodoxin family protein, whose protein sequence is MIILLNGSPRKHGATATILQYISEQLKRQGLETSIVHVSDLNLQYCIGCCKCYEIGKCIYIDDIEKLSRKIENADGIIIGTPTYASNISGQLKTIIDRGHFVMEQLLYQKYAMSVVTYENYGGKDTSKILNKLLSYSGAILCRSLIIKNTFSVNPLKDKKIKDYVTSRMDNFYRDLSKHRKPKYQSIKHFIIFRFGIFPFVLGKAEKYQGVIDTWKKNGVRYKEWQMPSVCFGCGSL, encoded by the coding sequence TATTAAACGGAAGCCCAAGAAAGCATGGTGCGACAGCAACCATTTTACAATATATTTCTGAACAGCTTAAAAGACAGGGCTTAGAAACAAGTATTGTCCATGTTTCAGATTTAAATTTGCAATATTGTATAGGGTGTTGTAAATGTTATGAAATTGGAAAATGTATTTATATAGATGACATAGAAAAATTATCAAGAAAAATAGAAAATGCTGACGGAATTATCATTGGTACACCAACTTATGCAAGTAACATTTCTGGACAGTTAAAAACTATTATTGATAGAGGACATTTTGTAATGGAGCAATTACTCTATCAGAAATATGCAATGAGTGTAGTGACATACGAAAATTACGGGGGTAAAGATACTTCTAAAATATTAAATAAACTACTTTCATACTCTGGAGCTATACTCTGCCGCTCATTGATTATCAAAAATACTTTTTCGGTTAATCCATTAAAAGATAAGAAAATCAAAGATTATGTAACTAGCAGAATGGATAATTTTTATAGAGATTTATCAAAGCATAGAAAGCCAAAGTATCAATCAATAAAGCATTTTATTATTTTTCGATTTGGGATTTTCCCTTTTGTTCTGGGAAAAGCAGAAAAATATCAAGGAGTGATTGATACATGGAAAAAGAATGGCGTTAGATATAAGGAATGGCAAATGCCTTCGGTGTGTTTTGGATGCGGCAGTTTATAG